In the Populus trichocarpa isolate Nisqually-1 chromosome 1, P.trichocarpa_v4.1, whole genome shotgun sequence genome, one interval contains:
- the LOC7483280 gene encoding protein EMSY-LIKE 3 isoform X5: protein MDYELSDSSGTDDDLPPTHRNRFQSGARTAGNGRSAVGGAASQPRLHSDMETQIHNIEQEAYTSVLRAFKAQSDAITWEKESLITELRKELRVSDEEHRELLARVNADDMIRRIREWRKANGIQPSMPSTAQPSHDPIPSPTVSGSRKKQKTSQSVASLSMVVPSPVLHPSMQPSTSALRHGPPPGSGNKKPKSSMQQRSTGLSSRAQAANRGSSGVFATNDLIGKKVWTRWPEDNHFYEAVITDYNPVEGRHALVYDINTGDETWEWVNLKEISPEDIRWEGEEPGLFRRGGRPGPGRGNKKAIARGGAVVTAGRGRGTTKGQSKKDFPLIQNGIGKKAMGDIEILHTNTLIKEVEKVFGASHPDPLEIEKAKKALEEQEQALVNAIARLEEASDGESALVLVLHRSGLFSPENHTLLIMKRIKSSFS from the exons ATGGATTACGAGCTTTCTGATAGCAGCG GAACTGATGATGACCTTCCACCTACACATCGAAATAGATTCCAAAGTGGGGCGCGAACTGCTGGGAATGGAAGATCTGCAGTTGGTGGTGCTGCTTCACAGCCAAGGTTGCATAGTGACATGGAAACTCAAATCCACAACATTGAACAAGAAGCATACACTTCAGTCCTGCGTGCCTTTAAAGCCCAGTCAGATGCTATTACTTGG GAAAAGGAAAGTCTAATTACAGAACTCAGAAAAGAACTAAGAGTTTCAGATGAGGAGCACAGGGAGCTCCTAGCCAGGGTTAACGCTGATGATATGATTCGGAGGATaag GGAATGGAGAAAGGCGAACGGGATCCAACCTAGCATGCCAAGCACTGCCCAGCCTTCTCACGATCCTATACCTAGTCCTACTGTTTCAGGATCACGCAAGAAGCAGAAAACCTCACAGTCAGTCGCATCATTGTCCATGGTTGTACCTTCTCCTGTATTGCATCCATCTATGCAACCATCTACATCAGCCCTGAGACATGGCCCTCCACCTGGATCTGGGAACAAGAAGCCCAAATCA TCCATGCAGCAGCGTTCTACAGGTTTGTCCAGCAGGGCTCAAGCTGCTAATCGTGGTTCTTCAGGTGTCTTCGCAACCAATGATTTAATTGGAAAGAAAGTTTGGACTCGATGGCCAGAGGATAACCACTTCTATGAAGCTGTTATAACTGACTACAATCCAGTTGAG GGTCGGCATGCTTTGGTTTATGATATTAATACTGGGGATGAAACATGGGAATGGGTCAATCTCAAAGAG ATATCTCCTGAAGATATTAGGTGGGAGGGTGAGGAACCAGGACTTTTCCGTAGAGGTGGCCGGCCTGGACCAGGCCGTGGGAATAAGAAAGCCATTGCACGTGGTGGTGCAGTTGTCACTGCAGGAAGAGGTAGAGGAACCACAAAGGGTCAGTCCAAAAAAGATTTCCCTTTAATCCAGAATGGCATTGGGAAGAAGGCTATGGGTGATATTGAGATACTTCACACAAATACTCTAATCAAGGAG GTAGAAAAAGTTTTTGGTGCTAGCCATCCTGATCCTTTGGAAATTGAGAAAGCAAAGAAAGCTCTGGAA GAACAAGAACAAGCCCTGGTCAACGCCATTGCAAGGCTTGAAGAAGCATCAGATGGTGAGAGTG
- the LOC7483280 gene encoding protein EMSY-LIKE 3 isoform X6: MDYELSDSSGTDDDLPPTHRNRFQSGARTAGNGRSAVGGAASQPRLHSDMETQIHNIEQEAYTSVLRAFKAQSDAITWEKESLITELRKELRVSDEEHRELLARVNADDMIRRIREWRKANGIQPSMPSTAQPSHDPIPSPTVSGSRKKQKTSQSVASLSMVVPSPVLHPSMQPSTSALRHGPPPGSGNKKPKSSMQQRSTGLSSRAQAANRGSSGVFATNDLIGKKVWTRWPEDNHFYEAVITDYNPVEGRHALVYDINTGDETWEWVNLKEISPEDIRWEGEEPGLFRRGGRPGPGRGNKKAIARGGAVVTAGRGRGTTKGQSKKDFPLIQNGIGKKAMGDIEILHTNTLIKEVEKVFGASHPDPLEIEKAKKALEEQEQALVNAIARLEEASDALVLVLHRSGLFSPENHTLLIMKRIKSSFS, translated from the exons ATGGATTACGAGCTTTCTGATAGCAGCG GAACTGATGATGACCTTCCACCTACACATCGAAATAGATTCCAAAGTGGGGCGCGAACTGCTGGGAATGGAAGATCTGCAGTTGGTGGTGCTGCTTCACAGCCAAGGTTGCATAGTGACATGGAAACTCAAATCCACAACATTGAACAAGAAGCATACACTTCAGTCCTGCGTGCCTTTAAAGCCCAGTCAGATGCTATTACTTGG GAAAAGGAAAGTCTAATTACAGAACTCAGAAAAGAACTAAGAGTTTCAGATGAGGAGCACAGGGAGCTCCTAGCCAGGGTTAACGCTGATGATATGATTCGGAGGATaag GGAATGGAGAAAGGCGAACGGGATCCAACCTAGCATGCCAAGCACTGCCCAGCCTTCTCACGATCCTATACCTAGTCCTACTGTTTCAGGATCACGCAAGAAGCAGAAAACCTCACAGTCAGTCGCATCATTGTCCATGGTTGTACCTTCTCCTGTATTGCATCCATCTATGCAACCATCTACATCAGCCCTGAGACATGGCCCTCCACCTGGATCTGGGAACAAGAAGCCCAAATCA TCCATGCAGCAGCGTTCTACAGGTTTGTCCAGCAGGGCTCAAGCTGCTAATCGTGGTTCTTCAGGTGTCTTCGCAACCAATGATTTAATTGGAAAGAAAGTTTGGACTCGATGGCCAGAGGATAACCACTTCTATGAAGCTGTTATAACTGACTACAATCCAGTTGAG GGTCGGCATGCTTTGGTTTATGATATTAATACTGGGGATGAAACATGGGAATGGGTCAATCTCAAAGAG ATATCTCCTGAAGATATTAGGTGGGAGGGTGAGGAACCAGGACTTTTCCGTAGAGGTGGCCGGCCTGGACCAGGCCGTGGGAATAAGAAAGCCATTGCACGTGGTGGTGCAGTTGTCACTGCAGGAAGAGGTAGAGGAACCACAAAGGGTCAGTCCAAAAAAGATTTCCCTTTAATCCAGAATGGCATTGGGAAGAAGGCTATGGGTGATATTGAGATACTTCACACAAATACTCTAATCAAGGAG GTAGAAAAAGTTTTTGGTGCTAGCCATCCTGATCCTTTGGAAATTGAGAAAGCAAAGAAAGCTCTGGAA GAACAAGAACAAGCCCTGGTCAACGCCATTGCAAGGCTTGAAGAAGCATCAGATG
- the LOC7455771 gene encoding uncharacterized protein LOC7455771, with protein MPPLLSHSSSSLSLLRPFLPIKFPFYPPPFVKSQFCPLSPPAHLFKPSLSRHVSTSSFPSSRGRGSSVSMESSSPEPTVSLDSVTQDLKNQTLGPDDVSKAKLKLEDLNWDHSFVRALPGDPRADTIPRQVMHACYTKVLPSAEVENPELVAWSDSVADLFDLDPKEFERPDFPLLFSGASPLVGALPYAQCYGGHQFGMWAGQLGDGRAITLGEVVNSKSERWELQLKGSGRTPYSRFADGLAVLRSSIREFLCSEAMHCLGIPTTRALSLVTTGKYVTRDMFYDGNAKEEPGAIVCRVAPSFLRFGSYQIHASRGKEDLEIVRALADYAIRHHFPHIENMNKSESLSFSTGDEDHSVVDLTSNKYAAWTVEIAERTASMIASWQGVGFTHGVMNTDNMSILGLTIDYGPFGFLDAFDPSFTPNTTDLPGRRYCFANQPDIGLWNIAQFTATLSTAKLISDKEADYAMERYGNKFMDEYQAMMTRKLGLPKYNKQLISKLLNNMAVDKVDYTNFFRLLSNVKADPKIPEDELLVPLKAVLLDIGQERKEAWMSWVQSYVHELAASGISDEQRKAQMNSVNPKYVLRNYLCQTAIDAAEQGDYTEVRRLLKLMERPYDEQPGMEKYARLPPAWAYRPGVCMLSCSS; from the exons ATGCCACCACTGCTTTCTCATTCCTCCTCTTCACTCTCCCTCCTCCGTCCCTTCCTCCCTATCAAATTCCCTTTCTACCCTCCCCCTTTCGTCAAATCCCAATTCTGCCCTCTATCACCTCCTGCTCACCTCTTCAAACCCTCCCTGTCACGCCACGTCAGCACGAGCTCCTTCCCTTCTAGCAGAGGTAGAGGTAGTAGTGTTTCCATGGAGTCATCCTCACCAGAACCAACTGTGTCACTCGACTCCGTGACGCAGGATTTAAAGAATCAAACTTTAGGTCCTGATGATGTTAGTAAGGCTAAATTGAAGCTTGAAGATCTCAATTGGGACCATTCTTTTGTTAGAGCATTGCCCGGGGATCCAAGGGCTGATACAATTCCACGTCAG GTGATGCATGCTTGCTATACGAAAGTGTTACCATCTGCTGAAGTGGAGAACCCTGAGCTTGTTGCTTGGTCTGATTCTGTTgctgatttatttgatttggatCCTAAAGA ATTTGAAAGGCCAGATTTTCCCCTTTTGTTTTCAGGGGCTTCTCCTTTGGTTGGAGC GTTGCCATATGCTCAGTGCTATGGAGGACATCAATTTGGGATGTGGGCAGGTCAGCTGGGTGATGGTAGGGCAATAACACTTGGGGAGGTTGTAAATTCAAAGTCTGAAAGGTGGGAACTGCAACTTAAAGGTTCCGGGAGGACTCCGTATAGCCGTTTTGCAGATGGCCTTGCGGTTTTGCGTAGCAGCATTAGGGAATTTCTTTGCAGTGAAGCAATGCACTGTCTAGGAATCCCGACAACTCGTGCACTTTCTCTCGTGACAACAGGAAAATATGTTACCCGTGACATGTTTTACGA TGGCAATGCAAAGGAAGAACCTGGTGCTATTGTTTGCCGAGTTGCACCATCCTTTCTTCGGTTTGGTTCGTACCAAATACATGCCTCTAGAGGGAAAGAGGACCTTGAAATTGTTCGTGCTTTGGCAGATTATGCCATCAGACATCATTTTCCTCATATTGAGAACATGAATAAAAGCGAGAGCTTATCTTTTAGTACAGGTGATGAAGATCATTCAGTTGTGGATCTGACCTCAAACAAGTATGCAG CTTGGACAGTGGAGATTGCTGAACGGACTGCTTCTATGATCGCAAGCTGGCAAGGGGTTGGCTTTACACATGGAGTAATGAACACTGACAACATGAGTATACTGGGTCTCACCATTGATTATGGTCCCTTTGGATTCCTGGATGCCTTTGATCCTAGTTTCACTCCAAACACCACGGATCTTCCAGGAAGAAGATACTGTTTTGCAAATCAGCCTGATATTGGTTTATGGAATATTGCACAGTTCACAGCTACCCTTTCAACTGCCAAGTTGATTAGCGATAAGGAGGCAGATTATGCCATGGAAAG ATATGGAAACAAATTCATGGATGAGTATCAAGCTATGATGACTAGAAAACTTGGCCTTCCAAAGTACAATAAACAATTGATCAGCAAACTCCTTAATAATATGGCTGTGGATAAAGTTGATTACACAAATTTCTTCCGGTTGCTTTCCAATGTTAAAGCAGACCCAAAAATTCCGGAAGATGAGTTGTTAGTTCCCCTGAAGGCTGTTCTTTTAGATATTGGACAGGAGCGTAAAGAGGCATGGATGAGCTGGGTGCAATCCTATGTGCATGAG CTGGCTGCTAGTGGGATCTCAGATGAGCAGAGGAAGGCCCAAATGAATTCAGTAAACCCCAAGTATGTTCTCCGAAACTACTTGTGCCAGACTGCCATTGATGCAGCTGAACAAGGTGATTACACAGAGGTCAGGAGGCTCCTTAAATTAATGGAGCGGCCGTATGATGAGCAGCCTGGAATGGAAAAATATGCTCGCCTTCCACCAGCCTGGGCGTATCGGCCTGGTGTTTGCATGCTTTCATGCTCTTCATGA
- the LOC7483280 gene encoding protein EMSY-LIKE 3 isoform X7 has product MDYELSDSSGTDDDLPPTHRNRFQSGARTAGNGRSAVGGAASQPRLHSDMETQIHNIEQEAYTSVLRAFKAQSDAITWEKESLITELRKELRVSDEEHRELLARVNADDMIRRIREWRKANGIQPSMPSTAQPSHDPIPSPTVSGSRKKQKTSQSVASLSMVVPSPVLHPSMQPSTSALRHGPPPGSGNKKPKSSMQQRSTGLSSRAQAANRGSSGVFATNDLIGKKVWTRWPEDNHFYEAVITDYNPVEGRHALVYDINTGDETWEWVNLKEISPEDIRWEGEEPGLFRRGGRPGPGRGNKKAIARGGAVVTAGRGRGTTKGQSKKDFPLIQNGIGKKAMGDIEILHTNTLIKEVEKVFGASHPDPLEIEKAKKALEEQEQALVNAIARLEEASDGESG; this is encoded by the exons ATGGATTACGAGCTTTCTGATAGCAGCG GAACTGATGATGACCTTCCACCTACACATCGAAATAGATTCCAAAGTGGGGCGCGAACTGCTGGGAATGGAAGATCTGCAGTTGGTGGTGCTGCTTCACAGCCAAGGTTGCATAGTGACATGGAAACTCAAATCCACAACATTGAACAAGAAGCATACACTTCAGTCCTGCGTGCCTTTAAAGCCCAGTCAGATGCTATTACTTGG GAAAAGGAAAGTCTAATTACAGAACTCAGAAAAGAACTAAGAGTTTCAGATGAGGAGCACAGGGAGCTCCTAGCCAGGGTTAACGCTGATGATATGATTCGGAGGATaag GGAATGGAGAAAGGCGAACGGGATCCAACCTAGCATGCCAAGCACTGCCCAGCCTTCTCACGATCCTATACCTAGTCCTACTGTTTCAGGATCACGCAAGAAGCAGAAAACCTCACAGTCAGTCGCATCATTGTCCATGGTTGTACCTTCTCCTGTATTGCATCCATCTATGCAACCATCTACATCAGCCCTGAGACATGGCCCTCCACCTGGATCTGGGAACAAGAAGCCCAAATCA TCCATGCAGCAGCGTTCTACAGGTTTGTCCAGCAGGGCTCAAGCTGCTAATCGTGGTTCTTCAGGTGTCTTCGCAACCAATGATTTAATTGGAAAGAAAGTTTGGACTCGATGGCCAGAGGATAACCACTTCTATGAAGCTGTTATAACTGACTACAATCCAGTTGAG GGTCGGCATGCTTTGGTTTATGATATTAATACTGGGGATGAAACATGGGAATGGGTCAATCTCAAAGAG ATATCTCCTGAAGATATTAGGTGGGAGGGTGAGGAACCAGGACTTTTCCGTAGAGGTGGCCGGCCTGGACCAGGCCGTGGGAATAAGAAAGCCATTGCACGTGGTGGTGCAGTTGTCACTGCAGGAAGAGGTAGAGGAACCACAAAGGGTCAGTCCAAAAAAGATTTCCCTTTAATCCAGAATGGCATTGGGAAGAAGGCTATGGGTGATATTGAGATACTTCACACAAATACTCTAATCAAGGAG GTAGAAAAAGTTTTTGGTGCTAGCCATCCTGATCCTTTGGAAATTGAGAAAGCAAAGAAAGCTCTGGAA GAACAAGAACAAGCCCTGGTCAACGCCATTGCAAGGCTTGAAGAAGCATCAGATGGTGAGAGTG
- the LOC7483280 gene encoding protein EMSY-LIKE 3 isoform X9: protein MDYELSDSSGTDDDLPPTHRNRFQSGARTAGNGRSAVGGAASQPRLHSDMETQIHNIEQEAYTSVLRAFKAQSDAITWEKESLITELRKELRVSDEEHRELLARVNADDMIRRIREWRKANGIQPSMPSTAQPSHDPIPSPTVSGSRKKQKTSQSVASLSMVVPSPVLHPSMQPSTSALRHGPPPGSGNKKPKSSMQQRSTGLSSRAQAANRGSSGVFATNDLIGKKVWTRWPEDNHFYEAVITDYNPVEGRHALVYDINTGDETWEWVNLKEANSSVKGSISDAFNVAWQITNSA from the exons ATGGATTACGAGCTTTCTGATAGCAGCG GAACTGATGATGACCTTCCACCTACACATCGAAATAGATTCCAAAGTGGGGCGCGAACTGCTGGGAATGGAAGATCTGCAGTTGGTGGTGCTGCTTCACAGCCAAGGTTGCATAGTGACATGGAAACTCAAATCCACAACATTGAACAAGAAGCATACACTTCAGTCCTGCGTGCCTTTAAAGCCCAGTCAGATGCTATTACTTGG GAAAAGGAAAGTCTAATTACAGAACTCAGAAAAGAACTAAGAGTTTCAGATGAGGAGCACAGGGAGCTCCTAGCCAGGGTTAACGCTGATGATATGATTCGGAGGATaag GGAATGGAGAAAGGCGAACGGGATCCAACCTAGCATGCCAAGCACTGCCCAGCCTTCTCACGATCCTATACCTAGTCCTACTGTTTCAGGATCACGCAAGAAGCAGAAAACCTCACAGTCAGTCGCATCATTGTCCATGGTTGTACCTTCTCCTGTATTGCATCCATCTATGCAACCATCTACATCAGCCCTGAGACATGGCCCTCCACCTGGATCTGGGAACAAGAAGCCCAAATCA TCCATGCAGCAGCGTTCTACAGGTTTGTCCAGCAGGGCTCAAGCTGCTAATCGTGGTTCTTCAGGTGTCTTCGCAACCAATGATTTAATTGGAAAGAAAGTTTGGACTCGATGGCCAGAGGATAACCACTTCTATGAAGCTGTTATAACTGACTACAATCCAGTTGAG GGTCGGCATGCTTTGGTTTATGATATTAATACTGGGGATGAAACATGGGAATGGGTCAATCTCAAAGAG GCTAACAGCAGTGTCAAGGGTTCAATTAGTGATGCATTCAATGTGGCATGGCAGATTACAAATAGTGCTTAG
- the LOC7483280 gene encoding protein EMSY-LIKE 3 isoform X8 — protein sequence MDYELSDSSGTDDDLPPTHRNRFQSGARTAGNGRSAVGGAASQPRLHSDMETQIHNIEQEAYTSVLRAFKAQSDAITWEKESLITELRKELRVSDEEHRELLARVNADDMIRRIREWRKANGIQPSMPSTAQPSHDPIPSPTVSGSRKKQKTSQSVASLSMVVPSPVLHPSMQPSTSALRHGPPPGSGNKKPKSSMQQRSTGLSSRAQAANRGSSGVFATNDLIGKKVWTRWPEDNHFYEAVITDYNPVEGRHALVYDINTGDETWEWVNLKEISPEDIRWEGEEPGLFRRGGRPGPGRGNKKAIARGGAVVTAGRGRGTTKGQSKKDFPLIQNGIGKKAMGDIEILHTNTLIKEVEKVFGASHPDPLEIEKAKKALEEQEQALVNAIARLEEASDG from the exons ATGGATTACGAGCTTTCTGATAGCAGCG GAACTGATGATGACCTTCCACCTACACATCGAAATAGATTCCAAAGTGGGGCGCGAACTGCTGGGAATGGAAGATCTGCAGTTGGTGGTGCTGCTTCACAGCCAAGGTTGCATAGTGACATGGAAACTCAAATCCACAACATTGAACAAGAAGCATACACTTCAGTCCTGCGTGCCTTTAAAGCCCAGTCAGATGCTATTACTTGG GAAAAGGAAAGTCTAATTACAGAACTCAGAAAAGAACTAAGAGTTTCAGATGAGGAGCACAGGGAGCTCCTAGCCAGGGTTAACGCTGATGATATGATTCGGAGGATaag GGAATGGAGAAAGGCGAACGGGATCCAACCTAGCATGCCAAGCACTGCCCAGCCTTCTCACGATCCTATACCTAGTCCTACTGTTTCAGGATCACGCAAGAAGCAGAAAACCTCACAGTCAGTCGCATCATTGTCCATGGTTGTACCTTCTCCTGTATTGCATCCATCTATGCAACCATCTACATCAGCCCTGAGACATGGCCCTCCACCTGGATCTGGGAACAAGAAGCCCAAATCA TCCATGCAGCAGCGTTCTACAGGTTTGTCCAGCAGGGCTCAAGCTGCTAATCGTGGTTCTTCAGGTGTCTTCGCAACCAATGATTTAATTGGAAAGAAAGTTTGGACTCGATGGCCAGAGGATAACCACTTCTATGAAGCTGTTATAACTGACTACAATCCAGTTGAG GGTCGGCATGCTTTGGTTTATGATATTAATACTGGGGATGAAACATGGGAATGGGTCAATCTCAAAGAG ATATCTCCTGAAGATATTAGGTGGGAGGGTGAGGAACCAGGACTTTTCCGTAGAGGTGGCCGGCCTGGACCAGGCCGTGGGAATAAGAAAGCCATTGCACGTGGTGGTGCAGTTGTCACTGCAGGAAGAGGTAGAGGAACCACAAAGGGTCAGTCCAAAAAAGATTTCCCTTTAATCCAGAATGGCATTGGGAAGAAGGCTATGGGTGATATTGAGATACTTCACACAAATACTCTAATCAAGGAG GTAGAAAAAGTTTTTGGTGCTAGCCATCCTGATCCTTTGGAAATTGAGAAAGCAAAGAAAGCTCTGGAA GAACAAGAACAAGCCCTGGTCAACGCCATTGCAAGGCTTGAAGAAGCATCAGATG